TTCGACCCCCTCTTCGGATCCCCGGTTGACGACGATGGTCCTGGTCCATGGATCGGGAGACTCACCGATGACCCGGGCCGCCATCCCTGTCAAACCGGCCTCCGACCGGTAGATCGCAAACTCTTCCAGGCGCCCGGCACGGTAAAGTTCCTCCCTCACCTCCTGGATCTCGCTCCGGAGCCGGTTGATCTCCTCCCTGAGAAGCTCGTTCTCGGTCCTGGTGTCTACGAGGAACAGGTAATCGTTCCAGAATCCGTTGACACCGCCCACAACCGCGCCAAGGGCCGCCTGAAAGGGGGAGATGACGGTGATAACGCTCCGCCGGAAATAGCTCATACCGGTGGGATCACGAACCTGCCTTGAGATGGCGATCAGGGAAAGGATGACCAGGACCGCCAGAAGCAGCCCTTCCCTGTGGCGCGTCAGGAAATCGCGCATGGGGCTGCCCGGGGCCGGCATGGGATTACTCTCTGAGGGAGATCTGCTTGAGAAGTTTCAGCTCGCTAAGAGCCATTCCCGCCCCCTTGACCACACAAGTCAGGGCATCTTCGGAGATGATGATTGGAAGGTTCGTCTCCTCGCGGAGACGCACATCCAGTCCCTTGAGGAGGGAGCCGCCGCCGGCGAGGACGATCCCCTTGTCCACGATGTCAGCGGCCAGTTCCGGCGGGGTGCGCTCCAGTGCGTTCCGGATCGCCTCGACGATCTGGGTCACAGGCTCTTCCAGGGCCTCGAAGATCTCCTTGTTGTTGATCTCGAGGGTCTTCGGGACGCCGCCGATGAGGTCCCGCCCCTTGACTTCCATGGTCTGGACCTCATCGGGAGGAAAGGCCGAACCGATGGTGATCT
The genomic region above belongs to bacterium and contains:
- the mreC gene encoding rod shape-determining protein MreC, whose amino-acid sequence is MPAPGSPMRDFLTRHREGLLLAVLVILSLIAISRQVRDPTGMSYFRRSVITVISPFQAALGAVVGGVNGFWNDYLFLVDTRTENELLREEINRLRSEIQEVREELYRAGRLEEFAIYRSEAGLTGMAARVIGESPDPWTRTIVVNRGSEEGVERGMPVVVPDGLVGRVMAVAPHSSIVRLIIDRSSRVPVLASRSRARAVLEGENSGTCQLKYLDRTEDVREEDTVITSGLAGVYPRGIEIGKITQVLKKNYGLYQYAKMLPKAPLTRLEDVLIIRPQPVEIGE